In Lagenorhynchus albirostris chromosome 14, mLagAlb1.1, whole genome shotgun sequence, one DNA window encodes the following:
- the TANGO2 gene encoding transport and Golgi organization protein 2 homolog isoform X1 produces MCIIFFKFDPRPVSKNAYRLILAANRDEFYHRPSRAADFWGNNNEVLSGLDMEEGKEGGTWLGINTRGKLAALTNYLQPRLDRDARGRGELVAQFLTSDMDSLSYLKKVSAEGHLYNGFNLIAADLSTEKGDVICYYGNRGEREPVALAPGTYGLSNALLETPWRKLCFGKRLFLEAVERAQALPKDALAAQLLDVLNNEEAQLPDPAIEDQGREYVQPILSKYAAVCVRCPDYGTRTNTVILVDADGHVTFTERSMLGTDPSCWETSTHEFRLQS; encoded by the exons ATGTGCATCATCTTCTTTAAGTTCGATCCTCGCCCCGTTTCCAAAAATGCGTACAG GCTCATCCTGGCCGCCAACAGGGACGAGTTCTACCACCGGCCTTCCAGGGCTGCAGACTTCTGGGGGAACAACAACGAGGTCCTCAGCG GGCTGGACATGGAGGAAGGCAAGGAAGGCGGCACGTGGCTGGGCATCAACACGCGGGGCAAGCTGGCGGCACTTACCAACTACCTGCAGCCACGGCTGGACCGGGACGCCCGGGGCCGAG GTGAACTCGTGGCTCAGTTTCTGACCTCAGACATGGATAGCTTGTCCTACCTGAAGAAGGTCTCCGCAGAGGGCCACCTGTACAACGGCTTCAACCTCATAGCGGCCGACCTAAG CACAGAGAAGGGAGATGTCATTTGCTACTATGGAAACCGGGGGGAGCGTGAGCCTGTTGCCCTGGCACCAG GGACCTACGGGCTAAGCAACGCGCTGCTGGAGACGCCCTGGAGGAAGCTGTGCTTCGGAAAGCGGCTCTTCCTGGAGGCCGTGGAGCGGGCCCAGGCGCTCCCCAAGGACGCCCTGGCCGCCCAGCTTCTGGACGTGCTCAACAACGAAGAGGC GCAGCTGCCAGACCCAGCCATTGAGGACCAGGGCAGGGAGTACGTGCAGCCCATACTTAGCAAGTACGCAGCTGTGTGTGTGCGCTGCCCGGACTACGGCACCAG AACCAACACGGTCATCCTTGTGGATGCAGATGGGCACGTGACCTTCACAGAGCGAAGCATGCTGGGCACGGACCCCTCTTGCTGGGAGACCAGCACCCACGAGTTCAGGCTGCAGAGCTAA
- the TANGO2 gene encoding transport and Golgi organization protein 2 homolog isoform X2, with the protein MCIIFFKFDPRPVSKNAYRLILAANRDEFYHRPSRAADFWGNNNEVLSGLDMEEGKEGGTWLGINTRGKLAALTNYLQPRLDRDARGRGELVAQFLTSDMDSLSYLKKVSAEGHLYNGFNLIAADLRQLPDPAIEDQGREYVQPILSKYAAVCVRCPDYGTRTNTVILVDADGHVTFTERSMLGTDPSCWETSTHEFRLQS; encoded by the exons ATGTGCATCATCTTCTTTAAGTTCGATCCTCGCCCCGTTTCCAAAAATGCGTACAG GCTCATCCTGGCCGCCAACAGGGACGAGTTCTACCACCGGCCTTCCAGGGCTGCAGACTTCTGGGGGAACAACAACGAGGTCCTCAGCG GGCTGGACATGGAGGAAGGCAAGGAAGGCGGCACGTGGCTGGGCATCAACACGCGGGGCAAGCTGGCGGCACTTACCAACTACCTGCAGCCACGGCTGGACCGGGACGCCCGGGGCCGAG GTGAACTCGTGGCTCAGTTTCTGACCTCAGACATGGATAGCTTGTCCTACCTGAAGAAGGTCTCCGCAGAGGGCCACCTGTACAACGGCTTCAACCTCATAGCGGCCGACCTAAG GCAGCTGCCAGACCCAGCCATTGAGGACCAGGGCAGGGAGTACGTGCAGCCCATACTTAGCAAGTACGCAGCTGTGTGTGTGCGCTGCCCGGACTACGGCACCAG AACCAACACGGTCATCCTTGTGGATGCAGATGGGCACGTGACCTTCACAGAGCGAAGCATGCTGGGCACGGACCCCTCTTGCTGGGAGACCAGCACCCACGAGTTCAGGCTGCAGAGCTAA
- the TANGO2 gene encoding transport and Golgi organization protein 2 homolog isoform X3 — protein sequence MKATQRFRLLAISKHLASCLQMGSWSKRTEALLFRFVLFPKFSFLESSQEWEPEATAPAWFGLSLPSPATAGVRRAGRLILAANRDEFYHRPSRAADFWGNNNEVLSGLDMEEGKEGGTWLGINTRGKLAALTNYLQPRLDRDARGRGELVAQFLTSDMDSLSYLKKVSAEGHLYNGFNLIAADLSTEKGDVICYYGNRGEREPVALAPGTYGLSNALLETPWRKLCFGKRLFLEAVERAQALPKDALAAQLLDVLNNEEAQLPDPAIEDQGREYVQPILSKYAAVCVRCPDYGTRTNTVILVDADGHVTFTERSMLGTDPSCWETSTHEFRLQS from the exons ATGAAAGCAACCCAGCGCTTCAGGCTCCTAGCGATTAGCAAACATCTCGCTTCTTGTCTACAAATGGGCAGTTGGAGTAAGAGGACAGAGGCACTGCTCTTtcgctttgttcttttccctaaGTTTTCCTTTCTGGAGTCTTCACAAGAATGGGAACCAGAAGCCACGGCACCGGCCTGGTTTGGGCTCAGCCTCCCGTCCCCTGCGACTGCAGGGGTCAGGCGAGCGGGCAG GCTCATCCTGGCCGCCAACAGGGACGAGTTCTACCACCGGCCTTCCAGGGCTGCAGACTTCTGGGGGAACAACAACGAGGTCCTCAGCG GGCTGGACATGGAGGAAGGCAAGGAAGGCGGCACGTGGCTGGGCATCAACACGCGGGGCAAGCTGGCGGCACTTACCAACTACCTGCAGCCACGGCTGGACCGGGACGCCCGGGGCCGAG GTGAACTCGTGGCTCAGTTTCTGACCTCAGACATGGATAGCTTGTCCTACCTGAAGAAGGTCTCCGCAGAGGGCCACCTGTACAACGGCTTCAACCTCATAGCGGCCGACCTAAG CACAGAGAAGGGAGATGTCATTTGCTACTATGGAAACCGGGGGGAGCGTGAGCCTGTTGCCCTGGCACCAG GGACCTACGGGCTAAGCAACGCGCTGCTGGAGACGCCCTGGAGGAAGCTGTGCTTCGGAAAGCGGCTCTTCCTGGAGGCCGTGGAGCGGGCCCAGGCGCTCCCCAAGGACGCCCTGGCCGCCCAGCTTCTGGACGTGCTCAACAACGAAGAGGC GCAGCTGCCAGACCCAGCCATTGAGGACCAGGGCAGGGAGTACGTGCAGCCCATACTTAGCAAGTACGCAGCTGTGTGTGTGCGCTGCCCGGACTACGGCACCAG AACCAACACGGTCATCCTTGTGGATGCAGATGGGCACGTGACCTTCACAGAGCGAAGCATGCTGGGCACGGACCCCTCTTGCTGGGAGACCAGCACCCACGAGTTCAGGCTGCAGAGCTAA